The genomic window TCCCACTTTTCGTGGTGGGTCGCGGCAAAGACCCTGGCATGGCCGAGGAATTCCTTTTTGCGGGTGTTTTTCATGATGGCGTCGATTGCCGCTTCCCCGTAGTCAACGTGCTTTTTCATAATGGCGAATTCTTCCGGGGTAAGGCGGCCCGGCTTGTTGAGGATCGTGTCGCTGATGGCGATTTTGCCCACGTCATGGAGCTGGGCCGACGGAATGAGGTATTCCATGTTCCACTTGGAGGTCGCATCGCGGTACAGGCCCTCGTCGAGGATTTTATCCACCAGGAGAGTAAGGTATTGCTGGGTACGGTTGATGTGCCCGCCCGTCACGCTGTCCCGCGCTTCAACAAGCTCGGCGACGGTGTTCAAAATGGCGTTTTGCAGTTCGTCCACCTGGCCGGTCCGCTTGACCACGGTCTCGACGAGCAGTTCGTTGTAGCTTTCCAGGGTCTTCCGCTGTTCGGCCATGGTAAGGTGGTTTTCAAGGCGCTTTAAGAGGAGCGGCGCCGAGAAAGGCTTGGAAATATAGTCGACCGCCCCCAGGTCAAGCCCTTCCAGTTCGCTGCCCGGGTCGCTTAACGCGGTTAAAAAGATTACCGGTATGCTTTTCAGATCATCGTCGGCTTTAAGCTTGCGAATGGCGGTATAGCCGTCCATCCCCGGCATTTCTATGTCGAGGAGTATCAGGTCGGGGCTTACCTTTTCGAGCAGTTCAAAAAGGTCGGGGCCGGACTGTACAGGAAAGACCTTGTACTTTTCCTTAAGAATGGCCTTCCCCGTGTTAAGGTTCGTTATGTTGTCGTCAACCAGAACGACGGTTTTGCGTTCGTTTTTCATCATACCTCCCGGGTATTACGCGCTTTGTGCGGCAAGGCTCTTTTCCAGAAGCCCGCCGAGCCTTTCGGCAATTTCCTCGAAGGACGTCGTGTCCACCTGGCCGCGCAGCCAGGCGACAAGGTCGCCGCCTTCCTCGTAATCGAATTTTTCCAGTTCTCCCATAGCCTCGTCGGCGGCGTCCACATCGTATTCCCTTGCCGCTTCCCACAGGGCGGCGAGGGTTTCTTCGTCCGGCGACGGGAGTTTTTCCTTGCCGCTTCCCGCGCCGTCAAGGAATTCCTCCAGGCCGTCCAACAGCATGTGGAGCTTTACCATGAATTCGGGGTGTGAATTGGCGATGTAAAGGTCGTCGCCGTCCTTCGCCGCCTTTTCGAGCTTTTCGGCCAGATCTCCCACCTCAAGCGCGCCGATGCTGCGGCTGGAACTCTTGATACCGTGGGTAAGGATGCCGTATTCCTTTATGTCTACCCCGGCGGCGCGGTTTGCTTTTTCGGCAAGCTCCGGCGTGTTTTTCGCGTAAGAGCCGAGAATTTCCAGATAGATGTCTTCACTGCCGCTGAAATGCGCAAGCCCCGCGGCTATGTCCACGCCGGCAATGGCGGCGCCGTCGAGGCGGCCTGGAGACGGCGGCTGCGGAGGCGGGACAAGTCTGCCGGCGAGCTCTTTTTCCAGCTTGCGGTCCCGCACCCAGCGGTCGATTACTTCGTCAAGCTTTATGATGTCGATAGGCTTGGAAAGAAAATCCTGGAAGCCCTTGTTCTTAAACATCTCGTCGTTGCCCACCAGGGCGTTTGCGGTCAGGGCGATAATCGGAACGTTCTTCGCGTATTCGGTGCCTATTTCTTCCTTTATGATGCGGGTCGCCTCTATTCCGTCCATTTCGGGCATCATGTGGTCCATAAACACCAGGTCGAAGGGCTTTTCCTTCAGACGGGCCAGAGCTTCCGCCCCGCTTTCGGCCACATCCGCGTCGATTCCGTAATAGCGCAGAAGCTCCTGAGCCACCAGCAAATTGACGTTGTTGTCGTCCACAATCAAAATATTGGCGTCTTTGACCCTGAAGTTTTCGGAAGAGTCCTCTGCGGAGCTGCCTGCGGAGGCCTCGACCTCCACCTCCGTTTTGTTCAGAGCCCGGGCCAGAGCAAAGGCCAGAACGGGCTCGAAAAGAACCTCGGCTCCCGGCGCCGTTCTCTGCCGGGCGGCGAACTTCATATTTTTGATCGCGATGACCCGGGCCCCGAAGCGCCAGGGCGCGTAACGATCCATGATCAGGGCCCCGTCCGCGTGGCGGTAAAGGACGTGGGTGAAATCGGAACGCATCGCCTTCGCGAATTCCGCCTCGTTTTCGCACATCACGAAGGGAACGAACAAACGGCGCAGCATGTTCGCGAAGGCCTCTCCGTAACGGGGGTGGTCCATAAGGCACAGCACCCGTTTTTTGTCGGGATCTTCCACCAGGGCAAGAACGTCGGACCCCACCGACTGCTGAGGGATCTCGAAGGCAAAGACGCTCCCCTTCTCCTGAACGCTGGACACGCTGATGGTTCCGTTCATCAGCTCCAGCAGACGCCGGCAGATGACCAGCCCCAGCCCGCTGCCCCCCGTGCTTCCGGTTCCCTGCTGTTCCGTCTTGAGGAAGGGCTCGAAAAGTCGGGGAATATCCTCCTCTCTGATGCCGATGCCGGTATCCTCCACCCGACACACCAGGTCGAAGTTCCGGCCTTCGCGTTTTCGGACTTCGATGACAAGGCTCACGCATCCCTCGGAGGTAAATTTCACCGCGTTGTCCAGCAAATTGAGCAGGATCTGCTTGACGCGCACCGCATCCCCCATAATCATGGCGGGAACGGAGGGATCGATGTCCGCCACGAAGTCCAGTCCCTTTTCCGTGGTCTTCAGATGGATCATGTTCGCCACGTCGGAAATCATCGATCCGGCGTCATAGGGAGCCGTCACAATCTCCAGTTTGTCCGCGCTGATCTTCGAAAAGTCCAGAATGTCGTCCACGATGTTCAGGAGCGAATCCGTCGCCCCGAGAATGTTGCGGACGTACCCCTTCTGAACCTCGTCCAGCGGCATGAGAAGAAGAAGATCGCTCATCCCTTTTATGGCGTTCATGGGCGTCCGCAGCTCATGGCTCATCTTCGCCAGAAAGGTCCCCTTCACCCGGGCGGCCTGCTCCGCCTGCTCCACCGCGGCAAACAGTTCGGTGACGTCGTGCATGGCGACGACAACCCCCAGGCACTTTCCATTTTTGTCCAGAGCGGGAGAAAGAGTTGTCTGAAACTTCAAAACGCAGTCCTCAGAGAAAGACAGCGTGTCGTTGCAGCGGGCAGGCTGAGTGGTTGCGTACACCCGCCTTGCATTGGCCAGGGTTTTTTCCGTCCAGGCAGGGGGAAATTTCCGGGCGAACAGTTCCTGAAAGGGCCGATCCACCATCTCTCCCCGATCGGAGATC from Synergistaceae bacterium includes these protein-coding regions:
- a CDS encoding response regulator; translation: MMKNERKTVVLVDDNITNLNTGKAILKEKYKVFPVQSGPDLFELLEKVSPDLILLDIEMPGMDGYTAIRKLKADDDLKSIPVIFLTALSDPGSELEGLDLGAVDYISKPFSAPLLLKRLENHLTMAEQRKTLESYNELLVETVVKRTGQVDELQNAILNTVAELVEARDSVTGGHINRTQQYLTLLVDKILDEGLYRDATSKWNMEYLIPSAQLHDVGKIAISDTILNKPGRLTPEEFAIMKKHVDYGEAAIDAIMKNTRKKEFLGHARVFAATHHEKWDGSGYPRGLKGDDIPLEGRLMAIADVYDALIAKRPYKEPLSAAETEDIILKSRETHFDPVLVDLFKDLKFQFADIASAYNQQLKAA
- a CDS encoding response regulator → MGNSDEGAEGLKNEDLKDEGLKNEGLKNAGEAEGDLKSFYARLLLEACTDVILVLDGQMRVVLATDTLARQLGISDRGEMVDRPFQELFARKFPPAWTEKTLANARRVYATTQPARCNDTLSFSEDCVLKFQTTLSPALDKNGKCLGVVVAMHDVTELFAAVEQAEQAARVKGTFLAKMSHELRTPMNAIKGMSDLLLLMPLDEVQKGYVRNILGATDSLLNIVDDILDFSKISADKLEIVTAPYDAGSMISDVANMIHLKTTEKGLDFVADIDPSVPAMIMGDAVRVKQILLNLLDNAVKFTSEGCVSLVIEVRKREGRNFDLVCRVEDTGIGIREEDIPRLFEPFLKTEQQGTGSTGGSGLGLVICRRLLELMNGTISVSSVQEKGSVFAFEIPQQSVGSDVLALVEDPDKKRVLCLMDHPRYGEAFANMLRRLFVPFVMCENEAEFAKAMRSDFTHVLYRHADGALIMDRYAPWRFGARVIAIKNMKFAARQRTAPGAEVLFEPVLAFALARALNKTEVEVEASAGSSAEDSSENFRVKDANILIVDDNNVNLLVAQELLRYYGIDADVAESGAEALARLKEKPFDLVFMDHMMPEMDGIEATRIIKEEIGTEYAKNVPIIALTANALVGNDEMFKNKGFQDFLSKPIDIIKLDEVIDRWVRDRKLEKELAGRLVPPPQPPSPGRLDGAAIAGVDIAAGLAHFSGSEDIYLEILGSYAKNTPELAEKANRAAGVDIKEYGILTHGIKSSSRSIGALEVGDLAEKLEKAAKDGDDLYIANSHPEFMVKLHMLLDGLEEFLDGAGSGKEKLPSPDEETLAALWEAAREYDVDAADEAMGELEKFDYEEGGDLVAWLRGQVDTTSFEEIAERLGGLLEKSLAAQSA